A region of Anopheles merus strain MAF chromosome 2R, AmerM5.1, whole genome shotgun sequence DNA encodes the following proteins:
- the LOC121589241 gene encoding uncharacterized protein LOC121589241 — MSQGYGAVAVGVLLLALVCQGAVGEPDPGPAGAGNTPTKLDDYVLNTQSECYKSKRLLSCFKYRFSRYLWSFATGRMNWFASENQAVETTGGLKLVRLNEPKEDDVFPEARQISQYDSEIIKGAKFLQRSLNTFIASHGVQVGMGAESGARFMADDDFEARGKKQKQRKWSLILPLAVMLKLVHLKLLLKPILLGVGLIQVLLIAGGLLLFHFFRNTNICKIQPHVIHAHSHISSESSPELSYASYGAYPSYSASPYNAYSKDWASNRAYSGYSFLDAIDNHKI; from the exons atgtcGCAAGGATATGGTGCAGTCGCGGTCggtgtgctgctgttggcgCTGGTTTGTCAAGGCGCAGTCGGTGAGCCTGATCCCGGTCCGGCCGGTGCCGGCAATACTCCAACCAAACTGGACGACTACGTGCTCAACACTCAGTCCGAGTGTTACAAATCCAAGCGGCTGCTGTCCTGCTTCAAGTATCGCTTCTCGCGTTACCTTTGGTCGTTCGCTACCGGGCGTATGAATTGGTTCGCCTCGGAGAACCAGGCCGTGGAGACCACCGGTGGGCTGAAGCTCGTGCGGCTGAACGAACCGAAGGAGGACGATGTGTTCCCGGAGGCGCGCCAAATAAGCC AGTACGACAGCGAGATCATCAAGGGTGCCAAGTTCCTGCAACGATCACTCAACACCTTCATCGCAAGCCACGGTGTACAGGTGGGCATGGGAGCGGAGAGTGGGGCTCGCTTCATGGCCGACGATGACTTTGAAGCCCGTGGCAAGAAGCAGAAGCAGCGCAAATGGAGCCTGATCCTTCCGCTCGCCGTCATGCTGAAGCTGGTGCATCTGAAGCTGCTCCTAAAGCCGATCCTGCTCGGTGTGGGACTCATCCAGGTGCTGCTGATTGCCGgtgggctgctgctgttccacTTCTTCCGTAACACGAACATCTGCAAGATACAGCCGCACGTCATTCACGCCCATTCCCACATCTCGAGCGAATCTAGTCCCG AACTGTCCTATGCCTCGTACGGTGCGTACCCGTCCTATTCGGCCTCACCGTACAATGCGTACAGCAAGGATTGGGCCAGCAACCGAGCGTACAGCGGATACAGCTTCCTCGATGCCATCGATAATCATAAGATCTAG
- the LOC121589528 gene encoding neuropeptide F receptor isoform X2 translates to MESVLTRFNLTLDNMTTLSSNIRQGLIEQYSNNRKVADPWYHILIIMYGTLIVFGATGNSLVVLAVARKPQMRTARNMFIVNLAVSDLLLCLVTMPLTLVEILTKYWPMGRLPFLCKSIGTLQATSIFVSTISITAIALDRYQVIVYPTRDSLQLMGAIAILTGIWIISIVLASPMFIIRQLIHYDVNLPSLGIEYVSYCIEDWPIAYGRVYYSAFTLCVQYVLPILIVSMAYLRIYLKLKHRLVVGTASGKPGEAKPVRERERGRRMQRTNYLLISIALIFGVSWLPLNLFNLFADLYVHSITQDIMVAYAICHMAGMSSACSNPLLYGWLNDNFRKEFNELLCRTSAGGPGHGSGGHSNGSRANGGAATVGRTRAARTATDGGPVDRTLPELTQVRDRHAAALLHDSGITENGDHTELTELMT, encoded by the exons ATGGAATCCGTACTGACCCGCTTCAATCTCACGCTCGACAATATGACAACGCTAAGCTCCAACATACGCCAGGGGCTTATCGAGCAGTACAGCAACAATCGGAAGGTGGCCGATCCCTGGTACCATATCCTGATCATCATGTACGGTACGCTGATCGTGTTCGGCGCTACAGGGAACAGTCTGGTGGTGTTGGCCGTCGCCCGCAAGCCACAGATGCGAACCGCTCGCAACATGTTCATCGTGAATTTGGCCGTTTCCG ATCTACTACTGTGCCTAGTGACGATGCCACTGACGCTGGTGGAAATTCTCACCAAATACTGGCCGATGGGTCGGTTACCATTTTTATGCAAATCGATCGGCACACTACAAGCTACCAGCATATTCGTGTCAACCATATCCATCACTGCGATCGCATTAGATAGGTATCAA GTTATAGTTTATCCGACTCGCGACAGTCTACAGCTGATGGGTGCCATCGCTATCCTGACCGGAATCTGGATCATCTCCATAGTGCTAGCTTCGCCGATGTTTATCATCCGGCAACTAATCCACTACGACGTCAATCTGCCCAGCCTCGGGATCGAGTACGTGTCGTACTGCATCGAGGATTGGCCGATTGCGTACGGCCGTGTGTACTATTCGGCGTTCACTCTCTGCGTACAGTACGTGCTACCCATTCTGATCGTGTCGATGGCATACCTGCGCATTTATCTGAAGCTAAAGCACCGGCTAGTGGTGGGCACGGCCAGCGGGAAGCCCGGGGAAGCGAAACCCGTGCGGGAGCGGGAACGTGGCCGGCGGATGCAACGCACCAACTATCTGCTGATCAGCATTGCGCTAATCTTTGGCGTTTCCTGGCTACCACTCAATCTGTTCAATCTGTTCGCTGACCTGTACGTGCACTCGATCACGCAGGACATTATGGTGGCGTACGCAATCTGTCACATGGCTGGCATGAGCTCGGCCTGCTCCAATCCACTGCTGTACGGCTGGTTGAATGACAATTTTCGGAAAGAGTTCAACGAACTGCTCTGCCGGACGTCGGCGGGCGGCCCGGGCCACGGATCGGGCGGCCACTCGAACGGAAGCCGAGCGAATGGAGGAGCTGCCACGGTTGGACGAACGCGAGCTGCTCGAACTGCGACCGACGGTGGACCTGTCGACCGGACGCTGCCAGAACTAACGCAGGTGCGCGACCGTCATGCGGCAGCACTGCTGCACGACTCGGGCATTACCGAGAACGGTGACCATACTGAGCTGACCGAGCTGATGACCTGA
- the LOC121589528 gene encoding neuropeptide F receptor isoform X1, which yields MESVLTRFNLTLDNMTTLSSNIRQGLIEQYSNNRKVADPWYHILIIMYGTLIVFGATGNSLVVLAVARKPQMRTARNMFIVNLAVSDLLLCLVTMPLTLVEILTKYWPMGRLPFLCKSIGTLQATSIFVSTISITAIALDRYQVIVYPTRDSLQLMGAIAILTGIWIISIVLASPMFIIRQLIHYDVNLPSLGIEYVSYCIEDWPIAYGRVYYSAFTLCVQYVLPILIVSMAYLRIYLKLKHRLVVGTASGKPGEAKPVRERERGRRMQRTNYLLISIALIFGVSWLPLNLFNLFADLYVHSITQDIMVAYAICHMAGMSSACSNPLLYGWLNDNFRKEFNELLCRTSAGGPGHGSGGHSNGSRANGGAATVGRTRAARTATDGGPVDRTLPELTQPHQHPPNHWVNQTEALTDNEEERQKLCGTNEYQDQKQ from the exons ATGGAATCCGTACTGACCCGCTTCAATCTCACGCTCGACAATATGACAACGCTAAGCTCCAACATACGCCAGGGGCTTATCGAGCAGTACAGCAACAATCGGAAGGTGGCCGATCCCTGGTACCATATCCTGATCATCATGTACGGTACGCTGATCGTGTTCGGCGCTACAGGGAACAGTCTGGTGGTGTTGGCCGTCGCCCGCAAGCCACAGATGCGAACCGCTCGCAACATGTTCATCGTGAATTTGGCCGTTTCCG ATCTACTACTGTGCCTAGTGACGATGCCACTGACGCTGGTGGAAATTCTCACCAAATACTGGCCGATGGGTCGGTTACCATTTTTATGCAAATCGATCGGCACACTACAAGCTACCAGCATATTCGTGTCAACCATATCCATCACTGCGATCGCATTAGATAGGTATCAA GTTATAGTTTATCCGACTCGCGACAGTCTACAGCTGATGGGTGCCATCGCTATCCTGACCGGAATCTGGATCATCTCCATAGTGCTAGCTTCGCCGATGTTTATCATCCGGCAACTAATCCACTACGACGTCAATCTGCCCAGCCTCGGGATCGAGTACGTGTCGTACTGCATCGAGGATTGGCCGATTGCGTACGGCCGTGTGTACTATTCGGCGTTCACTCTCTGCGTACAGTACGTGCTACCCATTCTGATCGTGTCGATGGCATACCTGCGCATTTATCTGAAGCTAAAGCACCGGCTAGTGGTGGGCACGGCCAGCGGGAAGCCCGGGGAAGCGAAACCCGTGCGGGAGCGGGAACGTGGCCGGCGGATGCAACGCACCAACTATCTGCTGATCAGCATTGCGCTAATCTTTGGCGTTTCCTGGCTACCACTCAATCTGTTCAATCTGTTCGCTGACCTGTACGTGCACTCGATCACGCAGGACATTATGGTGGCGTACGCAATCTGTCACATGGCTGGCATGAGCTCGGCCTGCTCCAATCCACTGCTGTACGGCTGGTTGAATGACAATTTTCGGAAAGAGTTCAACGAACTGCTCTGCCGGACGTCGGCGGGCGGCCCGGGCCACGGATCGGGCGGCCACTCGAACGGAAGCCGAGCGAATGGAGGAGCTGCCACGGTTGGACGAACGCGAGCTGCTCGAACTGCGACCGACGGTGGACCTGTCGACCGGACGCTGCCAGAACTAACGCAG CCGCATCAGCATCCCCCGAACCATTGGGTCAATCAAACGGAAGCACTAACAGACAACGAGGAGGAACGTCAGAAGCTATGCGGAACGAACGAATATCAGGATCAGAAGCAGTAG